TTGGAGAACGCGGCGATGTCGGGCAGACCGTCGCCGTTCAGGTCCGCCTCCGCGGCGAACGGCGGCAATCCCCAGGGCGGGGCGTTGTCGAGGAAGCTCTCGACGAGCCCAACGTCATCGATCCGCGCCACGGTGACGAAGTCGTGCGTGCCGTTGGTCTCCACCGAGTCGCGAAAGATCTCCACACCGTCGCCACCCGCGAGTGCGCAGAACTCGTCCGGGGCGTTCGGATGCTTGATCAGCAACAGCGTCGATCCGAGATCGTCGGGCGGGTCGCCATTGCCGGCAATCTGCTGCTCGGCGCCGAAAGTGCCGGTCCCGTCGTTGACGCGGGCGTACGCCTGGCCGTCCACCACGTAGACCAGGTCGGCCTTGCCATCGTGATTCACGTCCGAGAGCGCGAACTCCGGCGGATTCGTTCCCACCGGGATGGTCTGCACCCGCTGCCAGTGGTTGGAAATGAGCTTCGAAACGATGATGTCGTAGTTGAAAGTCGCGACTCGCGCGCCGGTCACGATCTCGGAAGTTCCGTCATTGTCGAGGTCCGCCACCTGGACCGGCGGGATGGCCTGGGAATCGAATCGATACGACGCAAATGCCGAGCGGAGCACCGGGCTGGCGGCGCGGACGGGCTGGACGGATGTGGCGAGCAGGGCGACCGCGGCGACCGCCGGGGCAAGGATGAGACGAGAGTGCGAACTCGGCATGGTGGAACCTCCGAACGACCCTC
The genomic region above belongs to Candidatus Sulfotelmatobacter sp. and contains:
- a CDS encoding VCBS repeat-containing protein, which gives rise to MPSSHSRLILAPAVAAVALLATSVQPVRAASPVLRSAFASYRFDSQAIPPVQVADLDNDGTSEIVTGARVATFNYDIIVSKLISNHWQRVQTIPVGTNPPEFALSDVNHDGKADLVYVVDGQAYARVNDGTGTFGAEQQIAGNGDPPDDLGSTLLLIKHPNAPDEFCALAGGDGVEIFRDSVETNGTHDFVTVARIDDVGLVESFLDNAPPWGLPPFAAEADLNGDGLPDIAAFS